The following are encoded in a window of Bdellovibrio svalbardensis genomic DNA:
- a CDS encoding RCC1 domain-containing protein, which translates to MFKGKKSSTFLAMIMMIVASGLIGCTDVVPKVSLLRGQLDNSNKILFAPFIPSQNPANDYSEKFATASGTGYSAYKVTVIPSVQSCSSVDFTSVVETASGKGSFIPTADGAYVFCAIGKVAATGSWQLASQAVSSAILEIDTLAPQTSSFTINSNATYTTTLPVNLQLTSSGATQMFITQDPSCNAGGTWESFSPTKSWTLQTANSLNQIYVKFRDAALNQTSCLSQQITHDGIGPSMVTVDSPVPNSILNASISSSLAFSLSCEINSSIQISGAFSQNINCQPDGHASLVIPFSSFMEGNNSLQFKAVDVAGNQSPVTVANYFKDTIAPAVGTFTSPGPGSYANASNYLNFPVNGTCEIGATVLFDAHEFPCPTGTWAATTNLSSSSDGTVVLSFSQRDTAGNVSASTSVTINKDIAAPAPLTLATLAGTYINQANQINFAINGSCTSGNMVRISYISGVVDLPCSSNTFSKVLDLNSLNDASYDFNFFQIDPAGNISTGVTATYIKDATSPIVSLAGPPANTSGGEQLSVTVFGPVDLATYKYKLGPQGSTDCGVVFDYSAAITKSTPITAALSTFPDGYLQLCVLGIDTAGNIQGSATTASWIKDTTVAYLKIVERERTVDTGSGAQQFSLELSQTKLYPVQVYFTVEGDSVFGIDHTLANNSSIIIPAGQLTKPLTFNILNNGGVASGYSTLKVRINQISMPLVIPDNLYQSSMYIKYAGALPAPSMVSIGSQHTCSVLNNGKLKCWGDNSFGQLGDGTSVQKSSPTAVDPATNYQYVSAGSSHTCAIKTSNQLMCWGSNSSNELGHSGPNEMTPYLVDSGTSYIQVSAGSQASCGITTSNLLRCWGSNSGNRIGLASLGIYPPTNIGSGYSWVSLGLNHACGLLTDGTLKCWGSNDNGQMGDGTTVARISPGTTDISTKYSDVTVGPNHTCGIVQTTGVLKCWGLNNYGQLGQGDTTSRLSPTIVASGTSFVRVWAGSAHTCALSAAGKMWCWGLNSEGQLLRGHTQTLSSPAITDSTENYATVAAGFNATCGITATNNLKCGGSNSSGQVGDSTITHKRTPSSTGIPGTFSKIAAGFGHTCFLSNSGSISCSGFNGYGQVGDDTLNNRVLATKVDAVTSYGQLAANFYHTCAITNDSKLKCWGRNDKGQIGDGTTINRVSPTLIDSNTSYAKVAVGTYHTCAITTAGSLKCWGKNDTGQLGDNTTTTSPNPISIDSGVSYSTISAHDSHTCGITTSGVLKCWGDQSYGKQGNGITSGSKLTPTIVDNGVSYLMVATGYDSTCAITTTGQLRCFGFNVFGQIGDGTTSNALYPTTIDSGVSYTRIALGHYHACGITTAGTAKCWGWNDSAQVGNNSFVYQVSPQIIDSGVSYTELALGYNHTCGITTSGATKCWGNNNYGQYGDGGIPSHWRLALNIMKWLVP; encoded by the coding sequence ATGTTTAAGGGGAAGAAGAGCAGCACGTTTTTAGCGATGATCATGATGATCGTTGCCAGCGGACTCATCGGTTGTACCGATGTGGTGCCGAAAGTTTCCCTTCTGCGTGGTCAGCTTGATAACTCCAATAAAATTTTATTTGCTCCATTCATTCCAAGCCAAAATCCAGCCAATGATTATTCTGAAAAATTTGCGACAGCCTCGGGAACTGGTTATTCAGCTTACAAGGTGACTGTCATTCCATCGGTTCAAAGCTGCAGCAGCGTCGACTTCACCTCAGTCGTAGAGACAGCTTCCGGCAAAGGCTCATTCATTCCCACAGCCGATGGTGCTTACGTCTTCTGTGCTATCGGAAAAGTGGCAGCCACGGGAAGCTGGCAACTGGCATCTCAGGCAGTCAGTTCGGCCATCTTGGAAATCGACACCTTGGCTCCACAAACAAGCAGTTTCACAATCAACTCCAATGCAACATACACGACAACTCTTCCTGTGAACTTGCAGCTGACCAGCAGTGGCGCGACACAAATGTTTATCACTCAAGACCCTTCTTGCAATGCAGGGGGAACCTGGGAAAGTTTTAGTCCTACAAAAAGTTGGACTTTGCAGACGGCAAATTCATTAAATCAAATCTACGTGAAATTCAGAGACGCCGCCTTGAACCAAACTTCTTGTCTTTCACAGCAAATCACACATGATGGCATAGGACCTTCCATGGTGACGGTGGACTCGCCAGTTCCCAATTCCATATTAAATGCGAGTATCAGCAGTTCTCTGGCATTCTCGTTGAGCTGCGAAATCAACTCTTCCATTCAAATTTCAGGAGCCTTCTCTCAGAATATTAACTGTCAACCTGATGGCCATGCGTCTCTTGTCATTCCGTTCTCAAGTTTCATGGAAGGAAACAATTCGCTTCAATTCAAAGCCGTTGATGTTGCTGGAAATCAATCTCCAGTTACTGTTGCCAATTACTTCAAGGACACCATCGCTCCCGCAGTAGGAACCTTTACTTCACCAGGACCAGGGAGCTATGCCAATGCATCGAACTATCTGAACTTCCCCGTAAACGGAACCTGCGAGATCGGTGCAACAGTTTTATTCGATGCTCATGAGTTTCCGTGCCCAACTGGAACTTGGGCCGCGACGACCAACTTGTCGAGTTCTTCTGATGGCACTGTCGTGCTCAGCTTCAGCCAAAGAGACACTGCGGGAAATGTCAGCGCGAGCACATCTGTCACAATTAACAAAGACATTGCTGCGCCGGCGCCTTTAACTCTTGCGACTCTTGCTGGAACTTACATCAATCAAGCAAATCAAATCAACTTTGCGATCAATGGCTCCTGCACCTCTGGAAACATGGTGAGAATTTCATACATCTCGGGAGTTGTCGATCTGCCTTGCTCAAGCAATACCTTTAGCAAAGTCTTAGACCTGAACAGCCTGAACGACGCTTCTTATGATTTTAATTTTTTCCAAATTGATCCGGCGGGAAATATTTCAACGGGTGTCACTGCCACTTACATTAAAGACGCGACTTCGCCCATTGTTTCGTTGGCAGGCCCACCCGCCAACACCAGTGGCGGAGAGCAATTGTCCGTGACGGTTTTTGGCCCTGTCGATCTAGCAACCTACAAATATAAATTAGGTCCCCAGGGTTCCACAGATTGTGGAGTTGTTTTTGACTACAGCGCCGCCATTACTAAATCCACACCCATCACGGCGGCTCTCAGTACCTTTCCAGATGGATACTTACAACTTTGTGTTCTGGGAATTGACACCGCCGGAAATATCCAAGGATCAGCAACAACGGCGTCTTGGATTAAAGATACGACTGTCGCTTATTTGAAAATCGTCGAGCGCGAACGCACCGTTGACACAGGTAGCGGCGCTCAACAGTTTTCTTTGGAATTAAGTCAGACCAAACTCTATCCCGTGCAGGTTTATTTCACAGTGGAAGGCGATTCTGTTTTTGGCATCGACCACACTCTTGCCAACAACAGCTCCATCATTATTCCCGCGGGCCAATTAACAAAGCCCCTGACTTTTAATATCTTGAACAACGGCGGCGTGGCTTCGGGCTATTCCACTCTCAAGGTGCGCATCAATCAAATCTCTATGCCCTTGGTGATTCCGGACAATCTGTATCAATCTTCAATGTATATCAAATATGCCGGGGCATTGCCCGCGCCATCCATGGTCTCAATAGGCTCACAACATACTTGTTCGGTTTTAAACAATGGAAAATTGAAATGTTGGGGCGATAACAGCTTTGGACAATTGGGTGATGGAACCTCTGTACAAAAATCAAGTCCCACTGCCGTTGATCCGGCCACGAACTATCAATATGTTTCTGCGGGCAGCTCCCACACTTGCGCCATCAAAACTTCGAACCAACTCATGTGCTGGGGCTCCAACTCTTCCAATGAGTTAGGTCATTCCGGTCCCAATGAAATGACTCCTTATCTTGTGGATTCTGGAACTTCCTACATTCAAGTCAGCGCTGGCTCCCAAGCCTCTTGTGGCATCACCACCTCCAACTTGTTAAGATGTTGGGGCAGCAACTCTGGAAACCGCATCGGTCTGGCAAGTTTAGGTATTTATCCTCCAACAAACATTGGCTCCGGGTACTCTTGGGTTTCCTTGGGCTTGAACCACGCCTGTGGACTTCTGACAGATGGGACCCTGAAATGTTGGGGATCCAACGACAACGGACAGATGGGAGATGGCACCACTGTCGCGCGCATCTCTCCCGGAACCACGGATATTTCAACAAAGTACAGTGATGTCACCGTAGGCCCCAATCATACTTGTGGAATAGTACAGACTACGGGCGTCCTTAAATGCTGGGGTCTAAACAACTATGGCCAATTGGGCCAAGGGGACACGACGTCAAGGCTTTCTCCAACCATTGTCGCTTCAGGAACTTCATTTGTTCGAGTTTGGGCTGGCAGTGCACACACCTGTGCACTCAGTGCCGCGGGGAAAATGTGGTGTTGGGGGTTGAATTCTGAAGGACAATTGCTAAGAGGGCATACTCAGACCCTCAGCAGTCCCGCTATCACTGACTCCACTGAAAATTACGCGACTGTTGCGGCGGGATTCAATGCCACCTGTGGAATCACGGCCACTAACAATCTTAAATGCGGCGGCAGCAACTCTTCCGGGCAAGTTGGCGACAGTACGATCACACATAAGAGAACTCCTAGTTCGACAGGGATTCCAGGAACATTCTCAAAAATTGCTGCCGGGTTTGGGCACACTTGCTTTTTAAGTAACTCCGGATCAATTTCATGCTCGGGCTTCAATGGCTATGGACAAGTTGGTGACGACACTCTCAACAACCGGGTTCTGGCAACAAAAGTTGATGCAGTCACAAGTTACGGTCAGCTCGCGGCGAACTTCTATCACACCTGCGCTATCACGAATGACAGCAAACTCAAATGTTGGGGAAGAAATGACAAAGGACAGATCGGAGATGGCACAACCATCAACCGAGTAAGTCCAACCTTGATTGATTCAAATACAAGCTACGCAAAGGTCGCGGTCGGCACTTATCATACTTGTGCGATCACGACCGCTGGATCTCTAAAATGTTGGGGCAAAAACGACACGGGTCAATTGGGTGACAATACGACCACCACGTCTCCCAATCCAATAAGCATTGATTCGGGTGTCTCGTACTCGACAATCTCCGCCCACGATTCTCACACCTGCGGTATTACCACCTCGGGAGTTTTAAAATGCTGGGGCGACCAGTCCTATGGAAAGCAAGGTAATGGCATCACATCGGGGAGCAAACTCACACCCACTATTGTTGATAATGGCGTGTCCTATTTGATGGTTGCAACGGGCTATGATTCAACATGCGCGATCACCACCACCGGCCAATTGCGTTGTTTCGGTTTTAACGTCTTCGGCCAAATCGGTGACGGCACGACCAGCAATGCTCTCTATCCGACAACTATCGATAGCGGTGTTTCCTATACTCGGATCGCCTTGGGACACTATCACGCGTGCGGAATCACGACAGCGGGAACCGCAAAATGTTGGGGCTGGAATGACTCAGCTCAAGTTGGAAACAACTCGTTTGTCTATCAAGTCAGCCCACAAATTATAGACTCTGGTGTGTCTTACACAGAACTGGCTTTGGGTTACAATCATACTTGCGGCATCACAACTTCGGGAGCTACCAAATGCTGGGGCAACAATAACTACGGACAATACGGCGATGGCGGCATTCCCTCTCATTGGCGTTTGGCTCTTAATATCATGAAATGGCTTGTTCCATAA
- a CDS encoding signal peptidase II — MKKREWLIVILPLLATWFVDRVTKMWAADLKQILSFGPLHFVLHHNHGAMLGLFSDLPSVLRIVSLSTGGAFLLCTYALIQYLLPIKSLTLRSGLSILIGGIIGNVTDRILWGYVVDFIVVGTPSLSSPAFNLADALQWVGYGLIVYAIIREGELLWPENNVRKQYWVNMPFQLKYCFVLMGVGLSLTLISLVFSYTYLRVTIQELVGNNMFLMNKFLVPYVITFMIICVAFCAILFAVGRLISHRIAGPLYAFERFLSEALAGTARPLKLRNGDEFKHLEELADQINARLQAIKRERTVNVIEFSESETEKKKDPVE, encoded by the coding sequence ATGAAAAAACGCGAATGGCTCATCGTGATTCTTCCTCTTCTGGCAACCTGGTTCGTGGACCGCGTCACCAAAATGTGGGCAGCTGATCTCAAACAGATTCTATCTTTTGGTCCTCTTCATTTCGTATTGCACCACAATCACGGAGCAATGCTAGGCCTATTTTCAGATTTGCCATCGGTACTTAGAATTGTGTCTTTGTCGACGGGTGGCGCCTTTCTGCTTTGCACCTATGCTTTGATTCAATATTTGCTTCCGATCAAATCACTCACCTTGCGCTCGGGCCTATCCATTCTAATAGGCGGCATCATCGGCAATGTGACAGATCGTATTTTGTGGGGCTATGTCGTCGACTTCATCGTCGTCGGAACTCCCTCCCTTTCAAGCCCGGCGTTCAACTTAGCTGATGCCTTGCAATGGGTGGGCTATGGACTGATTGTTTATGCGATCATTCGCGAAGGCGAATTGCTTTGGCCTGAAAATAACGTGCGCAAGCAGTATTGGGTCAACATGCCTTTTCAGCTCAAATACTGTTTTGTCTTAATGGGTGTTGGTTTGAGTTTGACCTTGATCAGCCTGGTATTCTCTTACACATATTTGCGTGTCACAATCCAGGAGCTCGTTGGTAACAACATGTTCCTGATGAATAAATTTTTAGTACCCTACGTGATCACGTTCATGATTATTTGTGTCGCATTCTGCGCAATTTTATTTGCTGTGGGTCGCCTGATTTCCCACCGCATCGCAGGCCCGCTCTATGCTTTCGAAAGATTTTTATCCGAAGCGCTGGCTGGAACGGCAAGGCCTTTAAAGCTGCGCAACGGTGATGAATTCAAGCATCTTGAAGAACTTGCGGACCAAATCAATGCCCGTCTTCAAGCGATAAAACGTGAACGCACCGTCAACGTTATCGAGTTCTCAGAGAGCGAAACTGAGAAGAAAAAAGATCCTGTCGAGTAA
- the dacB gene encoding D-alanyl-D-alanine carboxypeptidase/D-alanyl-D-alanine endopeptidase, whose protein sequence is MKFFILTTAVMWMLNAQANVEAKGVQSELESLAKKQGVQLKDLSVYATTGEGEGLKTVIDINSKQIMIPASISKVVTASAVLANFPPGHKFKTQLLSSADVKNGVLKGSLYLKGGGDPSFVSENMWFLVNAFLRSQIKKIEGDIIVDDSLFDKMRYDVSRQKERVDRAYDAPVGAMSFNWNSANIFVRPGQPGQEAKVYADPENDYIRLVSKAKTTSGSDNKLVADRKEDSKFDGDVIHVGGSIGKGYKEIAIFKNITQPDLWSGYNLKAFLEQRGIQVTGGIKTGVTPEKADVLAESESKAIEQILADMNKFSNNYVAEMLTKNLGTLRKSKGATLADGVVLINEHLKSLNLPEEQYHIESPSGLTRENKMSSYVMWKVLQHLRNDFRVQPEFLTSLPIAGIDGTLKKRMNNSAAERWVRAKTGYINNVVTLAGYAGLEDGRVVTFSFIYNGSTDETKVRQFFDKLLIFLVK, encoded by the coding sequence ATGAAGTTCTTTATTCTTACGACAGCTGTGATGTGGATGCTCAATGCACAAGCCAATGTGGAAGCCAAAGGTGTGCAGAGCGAACTGGAGAGTCTCGCAAAAAAGCAAGGGGTCCAGTTAAAAGACCTTTCAGTTTACGCCACGACAGGTGAGGGCGAGGGTCTGAAGACCGTTATTGATATAAACTCAAAGCAAATAATGATTCCAGCCTCCATCAGTAAGGTTGTGACGGCTTCTGCAGTCTTGGCGAATTTTCCTCCGGGGCATAAATTCAAAACGCAGCTTCTTTCCAGCGCTGACGTGAAGAACGGTGTTCTTAAAGGTTCATTGTATCTGAAAGGGGGAGGAGATCCTTCTTTTGTTTCTGAGAACATGTGGTTCCTGGTGAACGCATTCTTGCGCAGTCAGATTAAAAAAATCGAAGGCGATATTATCGTGGATGACTCGCTATTTGATAAAATGCGTTACGACGTTAGTCGCCAAAAAGAACGCGTGGATCGAGCTTACGATGCTCCGGTGGGGGCGATGTCCTTCAATTGGAATTCTGCCAACATCTTTGTCCGCCCAGGTCAGCCAGGACAAGAGGCAAAAGTTTATGCAGATCCAGAAAACGACTACATCCGTCTGGTCTCGAAAGCGAAAACCACCTCTGGCAGCGACAACAAGTTGGTGGCAGATCGAAAAGAAGACTCGAAGTTTGATGGTGATGTGATTCACGTGGGTGGCAGCATCGGTAAGGGCTACAAGGAAATTGCGATCTTTAAAAACATCACACAACCGGACCTTTGGTCTGGATACAATTTGAAGGCCTTCTTGGAGCAAAGAGGAATTCAAGTAACCGGCGGCATCAAAACTGGTGTCACACCAGAGAAGGCGGATGTTCTCGCGGAATCAGAAAGCAAAGCGATTGAGCAAATTTTGGCCGACATGAATAAGTTTTCGAATAACTATGTCGCAGAAATGCTCACTAAAAATTTGGGAACTTTGCGCAAGTCCAAAGGTGCAACTCTGGCAGATGGTGTGGTTTTGATTAATGAACATCTGAAAAGCTTGAACCTTCCTGAAGAGCAATATCACATCGAAAGTCCTTCGGGCTTAACACGTGAAAATAAGATGTCCTCATATGTGATGTGGAAAGTACTTCAGCATTTAAGAAATGACTTTAGAGTCCAGCCAGAGTTTCTCACCTCTTTACCAATTGCAGGCATTGATGGGACACTCAAAAAGAGAATGAATAATTCTGCTGCCGAACGATGGGTGCGCGCCAAAACGGGATACATCAACAATGTTGTAACTCTAGCTGGATACGCGGGACTTGAGGACGGACGAGTTGTGACTTTTAGTTTCATTTATAACGGTTCTACAGATGAAACAAAGGTTCGCCAATTTTTTGATAAATTGCTTATCTTCTTAGTAAAATAA
- a CDS encoding lytic transglycosylase domain-containing protein: MKLMSVSVLSVFLLSSTAAYSADDIAAQVVPQVAAPLNADSRIWRAPDFKNQKDFLGYSDTAFAVPKGMEKQVQFWVDIYSKYTTSQGVIHDMDNVETIYEVVDFKDLKTDREKQKKIDTVKKEIAIRLKMDKPTAERMRFQLGQKDRMQAAIFYSGRYIEDMEKIFREAKVPTELTRLAFVESSFNIMARSKVGASGIWQIMPYTARPYKMISASVDKRNHPLEATKLAAKLLRQNYSMLESWPLAVTGYNHGPTGVKKMTSEYKTKDLAHLIENVDSRRSFGFASRNFYACFMAVLEVEKNASAYFGSVVWSKPLDSQDLKLPTAVKYKDLVKWFDGDLEKAQVFNPHLTALVTKRGYAIPKYTVVSVPKDKYNIALISLAHRERSIAADEKRTR; encoded by the coding sequence ATGAAACTAATGAGTGTCTCAGTATTAAGCGTTTTCTTGCTCAGCTCTACAGCTGCCTATTCGGCAGATGATATTGCTGCGCAGGTGGTGCCGCAGGTCGCGGCGCCTTTAAACGCAGACAGCCGTATTTGGCGTGCTCCCGATTTTAAGAATCAAAAGGATTTCCTTGGTTATTCTGACACGGCTTTTGCTGTTCCTAAAGGAATGGAAAAGCAGGTTCAGTTCTGGGTGGATATCTATTCTAAATATACAACATCGCAAGGTGTGATCCACGATATGGACAACGTAGAGACCATCTATGAAGTTGTGGATTTCAAAGACTTGAAAACTGATCGTGAAAAACAAAAGAAGATCGACACGGTTAAAAAAGAAATCGCAATTCGCCTGAAGATGGATAAGCCGACGGCAGAGCGCATGCGCTTTCAGTTGGGCCAGAAAGATCGTATGCAAGCTGCGATCTTCTATTCCGGTCGTTATATTGAGGACATGGAGAAAATCTTCCGCGAAGCAAAAGTTCCAACGGAGTTGACCCGCCTGGCGTTTGTGGAAAGTTCGTTCAATATCATGGCCCGATCCAAGGTGGGTGCGAGTGGTATCTGGCAAATCATGCCTTACACAGCTCGTCCTTATAAGATGATTTCAGCAAGTGTCGACAAGCGCAATCATCCGCTGGAGGCAACGAAGCTGGCGGCAAAACTTTTGCGCCAGAACTACAGCATGTTGGAGTCTTGGCCCCTGGCAGTGACTGGTTACAATCACGGACCGACGGGCGTGAAAAAGATGACTTCAGAATATAAAACCAAGGATCTTGCTCACTTGATTGAGAATGTTGATTCTCGTCGCAGTTTTGGTTTTGCATCGAGAAATTTCTACGCATGCTTTATGGCTGTATTAGAAGTTGAGAAGAATGCCAGTGCTTATTTTGGTTCCGTAGTTTGGTCAAAACCTTTGGACTCTCAAGACTTGAAGCTGCCGACGGCGGTAAAGTACAAAGATTTGGTGAAATGGTTTGATGGCGATTTGGAGAAAGCACAAGTTTTCAATCCCCATTTGACGGCGCTTGTAACGAAACGTGGTTACGCTATTCCGAAATACACAGTGGTTTCGGTGCCAAAGGATAAATACAACATCGCTTTGATTTCTTTGGCTCATAGAGAGCGTTCAATTGCTGCTGATGAGAAAAGAACCCGATAG
- a CDS encoding TetR/AcrR family transcriptional regulator → MIQSMEKEKAKKTKIIVKAPTQERSRQTVATILDACSRLLVSEGFYSITTDKIAKEAGVSIGSLYQFFGNKESVVQAVVKSLMEEDKRIMTERMRAISPLPPEQRVKAMIELSFEICRRNYELRAKLTTIQYYVAEASYVSEFIRFFQEVVRYNLPQIPGKDMDKVSYLLVNAFIGLVNTMAIDNPNYINDQSLLNEISQMFFKYLDIGTPAESTKSLSAGKGDFI, encoded by the coding sequence ATGATTCAGTCTATGGAAAAAGAAAAAGCGAAGAAAACTAAGATTATCGTAAAAGCTCCAACTCAAGAACGTTCACGCCAAACAGTAGCAACTATACTCGATGCCTGCTCACGACTCTTGGTTTCAGAAGGTTTTTACTCCATTACAACAGACAAAATTGCAAAAGAGGCTGGCGTCAGCATTGGCTCCCTCTATCAATTCTTTGGCAATAAAGAGTCTGTGGTTCAAGCCGTTGTAAAAAGCTTGATGGAAGAAGACAAGCGCATCATGACCGAAAGAATGCGCGCGATCTCACCTCTACCTCCAGAACAGCGCGTGAAAGCAATGATCGAACTTTCGTTCGAGATTTGCCGCCGCAATTATGAATTGCGTGCGAAGCTAACGACGATTCAGTACTACGTTGCAGAAGCTTCGTATGTTTCTGAATTCATCCGCTTCTTCCAGGAAGTTGTTCGCTACAATCTTCCACAAATTCCCGGCAAGGATATGGATAAAGTTTCCTACCTGTTGGTGAATGCGTTCATCGGCCTTGTAAACACTATGGCGATTGATAATCCTAACTATATCAATGACCAATCATTGCTGAACGAGATCTCTCAAATGTTCTTTAAGTATTTGGATATTGGAACCCCAGCCGAAAGCACCAAAAGCCTTTCAGCAGGAAAAGGCGACTTCATTTAA
- the murB gene encoding UDP-N-acetylmuramate dehydrogenase, with protein sequence MQIHPQVDLSTQNTLGLRSQAGLYTELHSIIDLHALIQDPSLKNEKWHILGGGSNLVLPSVVQGLVIKVANTGRELLHEEADHWFVKAHAGENWNDFVQWTLQHGYHGLENLSLIPGTVGAAPIQNIGAYGVEVKDTIWEVTGVDLKTGALKTFSNEECRFSYRDSFFKQEGAGKYLIWDVTFRLPKKVKLNLDYGDVRKELERQGLEENPVNVSKAVIAIRSSKLPDPKVIGNAGSFFKNPIVSASQKEDLLKKYPQLVSFPAGEGKFKLAAGWLIDQAGWKGQKLGPVGMFEKQALVLVNHGGASADDVWKLAAKVCADVKARFGVEIEPEPIRW encoded by the coding sequence ATGCAGATCCATCCACAAGTTGATTTGAGTACGCAAAATACCTTAGGCCTTCGCTCTCAAGCAGGTCTTTACACGGAATTGCACAGTATTATTGATCTGCATGCTCTGATCCAAGATCCCAGTCTTAAAAATGAAAAATGGCATATCCTTGGTGGCGGCAGCAACTTGGTGCTCCCTTCTGTGGTGCAGGGATTGGTGATCAAAGTGGCCAACACCGGCCGCGAGCTGCTTCATGAAGAGGCCGATCACTGGTTCGTCAAAGCTCATGCTGGCGAAAATTGGAATGACTTTGTTCAATGGACCTTACAACACGGCTATCATGGACTTGAGAATCTTTCGCTCATTCCTGGCACCGTGGGGGCCGCCCCTATTCAAAACATCGGCGCCTACGGTGTCGAAGTTAAAGACACAATATGGGAAGTAACGGGAGTCGATCTTAAGACGGGTGCACTTAAAACCTTCTCTAATGAAGAATGCCGTTTTTCTTATCGCGATAGTTTCTTCAAGCAGGAAGGCGCCGGAAAATACCTCATTTGGGATGTGACTTTCCGTCTTCCTAAAAAAGTAAAATTGAATTTGGACTATGGCGATGTTCGCAAGGAACTGGAACGTCAGGGGCTTGAAGAAAATCCTGTCAATGTCTCGAAAGCCGTGATCGCGATCCGCTCCAGCAAGCTCCCCGATCCCAAAGTGATTGGCAATGCAGGAAGCTTCTTTAAAAATCCGATTGTTTCCGCCTCACAAAAAGAGGATTTGCTAAAAAAATATCCGCAGCTGGTAAGCTTCCCCGCTGGTGAAGGTAAATTCAAATTGGCTGCGGGCTGGTTGATTGATCAAGCTGGATGGAAGGGCCAAAAGTTAGGCCCCGTCGGCATGTTTGAAAAACAAGCGTTAGTGCTAGTAAATCACGGCGGAGCTTCTGCTGATGACGTCTGGAAGCTCGCCGCCAAAGTCTGCGCAGATGTCAAAGCTCGATTTGGAGTAGAAATCGAACCCGAACCCATTCGCTGGTAG
- a CDS encoding PilZ domain-containing protein — translation MTETIAKRFETKEKAVIEVYGHVGVLGANLRNLSETGAFLEVSHGDYVPQKGDLLNLTVQLETIKKTHNVSAEVVWTEGMGLGICFINKDEVLERMMAKALGF, via the coding sequence ATGACTGAAACCATTGCCAAGAGATTTGAAACGAAAGAAAAGGCCGTTATTGAGGTCTATGGACACGTCGGCGTCCTCGGAGCCAACCTTCGAAACCTGTCAGAAACCGGGGCCTTTTTGGAAGTATCCCATGGGGACTATGTGCCTCAAAAAGGCGACCTTCTGAACCTTACAGTCCAGTTAGAGACCATCAAGAAAACCCACAATGTTTCAGCTGAAGTTGTTTGGACTGAAGGAATGGGACTTGGCATTTGCTTTATTAACAAAGACGAAGTGCTTGAAAGAATGATGGCCAAAGCTCTCGGTTTCTAA
- a CDS encoding dihydrofolate reductase — MILTHVVACSENRVIGAQGDIPPWNLAEDMKFFRDTTKGHIMIMGRKTFESFKGKALPNRYHIVITREPAKQKFESTEKSPVVFVSSLEEAIELAKPLTAQWGDEVFIIGGGEIYKQALDKNLTDKIYLTLVHREFHGDTYYPQIDEKVFTLTNRRDVETPIPFSFLTYIRK; from the coding sequence ATGATTTTAACCCATGTTGTAGCCTGCTCTGAAAATCGCGTGATCGGCGCCCAAGGAGATATTCCTCCTTGGAACTTGGCCGAAGACATGAAGTTTTTCAGAGACACTACCAAGGGTCATATCATGATCATGGGCCGCAAAACTTTTGAATCTTTCAAAGGAAAAGCGTTGCCCAATCGCTACCACATTGTGATCACGCGCGAACCTGCGAAACAAAAATTTGAGTCGACCGAAAAAAGTCCCGTGGTTTTTGTTTCGAGTCTGGAAGAGGCTATCGAATTGGCGAAGCCCTTGACCGCTCAATGGGGCGACGAGGTGTTTATCATCGGCGGTGGAGAGATCTACAAGCAGGCCCTCGACAAGAACCTCACTGATAAGATTTATCTAACACTTGTGCATCGCGAATTCCATGGCGACACTTATTACCCACAAATCGACGAAAAAGTTTTCACGCTGACAAATCGCCGTGACGTCGAAACGCCTATTCCTTTTTCGTTTCTGACCTACATCCGCAAGTAA